TGCGCCGCGCCCTGCTGCGCCCCGCGGGGCCGCTGGCCCGCCTCGACGTCGTGACCGAGGCCGCCTCGACGCACGTCGACCTGGTGGCCCGGGCCCGCGCGGGCGGGGCCGAGGTCCCGGCGCTCCTGGTGGCGGAGCACCAGTCGGCCGGCCGGGGCCGGGCGGGGCGGACGTGGACGACGCCGCCCGGGGCGGCGCTGGCCGCGTCGTTCCTGGTGCGTCCCGAGGTCCCGGCGGTCGCGCTGGGCTGGGTGCCGCTGCTCACCGGCCTGGCGGTGGTGCGGGCGCTCGCCGGGGCGGGGGTGGACGCCCGCGTGAAGTGGCCGAACGACGTCCTGCTCGCGCACCCGGACGAGATCGAGGGGTTCGGCGGGTCCCGCAAGGTCGCGGGCGTGCTCGCCGAGGCCGTGCCCGCGGCGGACGGGGGGCGGCCCGCCGTCGTCCTCGGCGTGGGGCTCAACGTGGACCAGCGCGCCGACGAGCTGCCCGTGCCGACGGCGACGTCCTTGCGCCTGGCGGCCGCGCCGGGCACGACGACGCCCGGGAGGGTGTCCCTGCTCGTGGCGCTGACGCAGGAGCTGAGCGAGTTGCTGGCCCGGCTCGGGGAGGCCGGCGGCGACGCGGCCGCCGCCGGGATCGCCGACGGGTACGCGGCGGCGTCCGCGACCCTGGGCGCGCGGGTGCGG
This Isoptericola jiangsuensis DNA region includes the following protein-coding sequences:
- a CDS encoding biotin--[acetyl-CoA-carboxylase] ligase, which produces MTRDASRAPLDVDRLRRALLRPAGPLARLDVVTEAASTHVDLVARARAGGAEVPALLVAEHQSAGRGRAGRTWTTPPGAALAASFLVRPEVPAVALGWVPLLTGLAVVRALAGAGVDARVKWPNDVLLAHPDEIEGFGGSRKVAGVLAEAVPAADGGRPAVVLGVGLNVDQRADELPVPTATSLRLAAAPGTTTPGRVSLLVALTQELSELLARLGEAGGDAAAAGIADGYAAASATLGARVRAELAGDGGTVEGVAVRLADDGSLVVATPAGERTVTAGDVHHLRLADG